Proteins encoded within one genomic window of Polaribacter sp. NJDZ03:
- a CDS encoding DUF58 domain-containing protein → MQTKEILKKVRKIEIKTKRLSNDIFGGEYHSSFKGRGMTFSEVRQYQFGDDVRAIDWNVTARYNEPYIKVFEEERELTMMLLVDVSGSELFGTSTQFKKDTVTEIAATLAFSATQNNDKVGLILFSDDVELFIPPKKGKSHVLRIIRELIEFKPKSKKTNIAAALKFLSSVMKKRAIVFMLSDFMDDDYEKTLKIAAKKHDLTGVRVFDKHDEEIPNLGMVPMLDSETGNVQLINTASKSVRTSYKANALRLADYYTNMFKRSGAGTVNTRVDENYVKKLLGYFKHKGR, encoded by the coding sequence TTGCAAACTAAGGAGATACTTAAAAAAGTTCGTAAAATAGAAATTAAGACAAAACGTTTGTCTAATGATATTTTTGGAGGTGAATACCATTCATCTTTCAAAGGGCGTGGTATGACTTTTTCTGAAGTAAGACAATACCAATTTGGCGATGATGTTAGAGCAATTGACTGGAATGTTACCGCACGCTATAATGAGCCTTATATAAAGGTTTTTGAAGAAGAACGTGAGTTAACCATGATGCTTTTAGTAGATGTTTCTGGTTCTGAATTATTTGGTACATCTACACAATTTAAAAAAGATACGGTTACAGAAATTGCTGCAACATTGGCTTTTTCTGCTACACAGAATAACGATAAAGTAGGTTTAATTTTATTTTCTGATGATGTAGAGCTTTTTATTCCCCCTAAGAAAGGAAAAAGTCACGTTTTAAGAATTATTAGAGAACTGATAGAATTTAAACCTAAAAGTAAAAAAACCAATATTGCTGCCGCTTTAAAATTTTTATCTAGTGTGATGAAAAAAAGAGCCATTGTTTTTATGTTATCCGATTTTATGGATGATGATTACGAAAAAACACTAAAAATTGCAGCTAAAAAACACGATTTAACAGGAGTTCGAGTTTTTGACAAACACGATGAAGAAATTCCTAATTTAGGAATGGTACCCATGTTAGATTCAGAAACTGGTAATGTACAGTTAATAAACACCGCCTCTAAATCTGTAAGAACAAGCTACAAAGCAAATGCTTTACGTTTGGCAGATTATTACACAAACATGTTTAAAAGAAGTGGCGCAGGAACTGTTAACACCAGAGTTGACGAAAACTACGTAAAAAAATTATTAGGTTATTTTAAACATAAAGGAAGGTAA
- a CDS encoding glycosyltransferase family 2 protein: MKIASFNLKLNNNKFSIEDKINTPINFKAILTLVASFVIMIGAAYVVYLLQDDFSKFNLDRLNNKFGFIFFTLAAVLFAFGVLTFIYDVFLYFKYKPIESVSNEELPTITVIVPAYNEGKQVWDTLKSLAKSDYPKEKLQLLSIDDGSKDDTWHWMKEAKKLLGDQVTIMQQPKNMGKRQALYRGFNMGKGEVFVTVDSDSIVKKDTLRNLVSPIVVDKKCGAVAGNIQVLNNKKALLPKMLNVSFVMSFEFKRSAESSLNSVLCTPGALAAYKASAVFACLPEWIDQKFMGKASDIGEDRALTNMILKQGYSVLFQKNAYAYTNVPEDYKGLYKMFIRWGRSNVRENIAMYKYVFTDFREGSKFGSRLLFVNQSIKMIMSYPFLLFMMFFVFTHPVLFISSTLLSILIVSTFPVLFYTKRYDLKEALWAYSYSILYTFGLFWITPYSIATAGKSGWLTREIAA; the protein is encoded by the coding sequence ATGAAAATAGCTAGCTTTAATTTAAAATTAAATAATAATAAATTTTCTATAGAAGATAAAATAAATACGCCAATTAACTTTAAAGCTATCCTTACTTTGGTAGCCTCTTTTGTTATAATGATTGGAGCTGCGTATGTAGTTTACTTATTACAAGATGATTTTTCTAAATTTAATTTAGATAGATTAAATAACAAGTTTGGATTTATATTTTTTACTCTAGCCGCAGTACTATTTGCTTTTGGAGTATTAACTTTTATTTACGATGTGTTTTTGTATTTTAAATACAAACCTATAGAATCTGTAAGTAATGAAGAATTACCTACAATTACGGTAATTGTACCAGCTTATAATGAAGGAAAACAAGTTTGGGACACTTTAAAAAGTTTAGCTAAAAGTGATTATCCTAAAGAAAAATTACAATTATTATCTATAGATGATGGTAGTAAAGATGATACTTGGCATTGGATGAAAGAGGCTAAAAAACTTTTAGGAGATCAAGTAACTATTATGCAACAACCCAAAAACATGGGTAAAAGACAAGCTCTATACCGTGGTTTTAATATGGGAAAAGGAGAAGTATTTGTAACTGTAGATAGTGATTCTATAGTAAAAAAAGATACTCTTCGTAATTTGGTAAGTCCTATTGTTGTTGATAAAAAATGTGGTGCAGTGGCTGGTAATATTCAAGTCTTGAATAATAAGAAAGCATTATTACCTAAAATGCTAAATGTAAGTTTTGTAATGAGTTTTGAGTTTAAACGTTCTGCAGAAAGCAGCTTAAATTCTGTTTTATGTACACCTGGTGCTTTAGCCGCTTATAAAGCTAGTGCCGTTTTTGCGTGCTTACCAGAATGGATTGATCAAAAATTTATGGGTAAAGCTTCTGATATTGGAGAAGACAGAGCATTAACCAATATGATTTTAAAACAAGGTTACAGCGTGCTATTTCAAAAAAATGCTTACGCTTATACAAATGTACCAGAAGATTACAAGGGGTTATATAAAATGTTTATTAGATGGGGAAGAAGTAATGTTAGAGAAAACATTGCCATGTATAAATATGTATTTACAGACTTTAGAGAAGGAAGTAAATTCGGGTCTAGATTGTTATTTGTAAATCAGTCTATAAAAATGATCATGTCATATCCTTTTTTATTATTTATGATGTTTTTTGTTTTTACACACCCAGTTTTGTTTATCAGTTCTACGTTATTAAGTATTTTAATTGTGTCAACATTCCCGGTATTATTCTATACTAAAAGATATGATTTAAAAGAAGCGCTGTGGGCATATTCTTACAGCATACTATATACTTTTGGCTTATTCTGGATAACACCTTACTCAATTGCAACTGCCGGTAAAAGCGGATGGTTAACTCGAGAAATAGCTGCTTAA
- a CDS encoding BatD family protein, whose amino-acid sequence MNTYKIKTISKTQDWFSLLGKSQGALMLIFCFVTTFVAAQEATLTATVSKNKLAVNQRLRIEFTINKQGGDNFSPPSFTNFKVVGGPSQSVSQSWINGKTSFSQSYTYIIQPERKGELTIGSASIKISGKTIKTEPIKIIVLDAVDIPKNPNDPNYIAQQNIHLVAEISKSSPYVGEGIYVEYRLYVSENVSVYDTNVTEAPKYNGFWNQAIKIDNYPVKIGKYNGEDYRYIVLQKALLIPTKTGVLTIDPMKMDIVIGVPTGRADFFGNVITRNVQKEFASAKKIINPRSLPLEGKPTNYKGAVGDFNFNVTLSKGVLKANESSQIKVAVSGKGNLKLFELPEVTTPVELEKYQPERKEKIQINAGGISGEVSDLYTIVPQYKGKYKIPNVSFSYFNPNEKKYHTITTDDFFVDVLDGKELKPAIDTNATRKQDVVSTGNNFRYIQTKSNLELVDTDDFFKSNLFYILLLLPLITIPIGIFIAKKNEERSNDLIGNKLRKAEKLAKKYLSEAQKQLGKKEAFYEALERALHNYLKAKLGIETADISKEKITEILENKKVESTTIIQFIEVLKHSDMARYSQITNTEMEAEFERAKQVIVQLDKQL is encoded by the coding sequence TTGAATACCTATAAAATTAAAACAATAAGTAAAACTCAAGATTGGTTCTCCTTGTTAGGAAAATCTCAAGGAGCTTTAATGCTTATATTTTGTTTCGTAACCACTTTTGTAGCTGCCCAAGAAGCTACCTTAACAGCCACAGTAAGCAAAAATAAATTGGCAGTAAACCAACGATTACGAATTGAGTTTACCATAAACAAACAAGGTGGAGATAACTTTTCTCCCCCTAGCTTTACTAATTTTAAAGTAGTAGGAGGTCCAAGCCAATCTGTTAGTCAATCTTGGATAAATGGAAAAACAAGCTTTTCACAGTCTTACACCTACATTATTCAACCAGAAAGAAAAGGAGAATTAACTATTGGGTCTGCAAGTATTAAAATTTCTGGTAAAACCATAAAAACAGAACCTATAAAAATTATCGTTTTAGATGCTGTAGATATTCCTAAGAACCCAAATGATCCAAATTATATTGCTCAACAAAATATTCATTTAGTAGCAGAAATATCTAAATCTAGCCCTTATGTGGGAGAAGGTATTTATGTAGAATATAGATTGTATGTTAGTGAAAATGTTAGCGTCTATGATACCAATGTTACAGAAGCTCCTAAATACAATGGTTTCTGGAACCAAGCTATTAAAATAGATAATTACCCTGTAAAAATAGGGAAGTATAATGGCGAAGATTATAGATATATCGTGCTTCAGAAGGCATTATTAATACCTACAAAAACAGGGGTTTTAACAATAGATCCAATGAAAATGGATATTGTTATTGGAGTTCCTACAGGTAGAGCAGATTTTTTTGGAAATGTAATTACAAGAAATGTTCAAAAAGAATTTGCATCAGCTAAAAAAATAATTAACCCTAGAAGTCTTCCTTTAGAAGGAAAACCAACAAACTACAAAGGTGCCGTTGGTGATTTTAATTTTAATGTTACCTTAAGTAAGGGAGTTTTAAAAGCCAATGAAAGTTCTCAAATTAAAGTAGCTGTTTCTGGTAAGGGGAACTTAAAATTATTTGAATTACCAGAGGTAACAACACCTGTTGAGTTAGAAAAATATCAACCAGAAAGAAAAGAAAAAATACAGATAAATGCTGGTGGAATTTCTGGTGAAGTATCAGATTTATATACCATAGTTCCGCAGTATAAAGGGAAATATAAAATACCAAATGTTTCTTTCTCTTATTTTAATCCGAATGAAAAAAAATACCATACAATTACAACAGATGATTTCTTTGTAGATGTGTTGGATGGAAAAGAATTAAAACCTGCAATAGATACAAATGCTACGCGAAAACAAGATGTAGTTTCTACAGGTAATAATTTTAGATACATACAAACAAAAAGTAATTTAGAACTTGTAGACACAGATGATTTCTTTAAGTCTAACTTATTTTACATTTTATTATTATTACCTTTAATAACAATTCCTATTGGTATTTTTATTGCTAAAAAGAATGAAGAAAGAAGTAATGACCTTATAGGTAACAAGCTTAGAAAAGCAGAAAAATTAGCTAAAAAATATTTATCTGAAGCTCAAAAACAATTAGGTAAAAAAGAAGCTTTTTACGAAGCTTTAGAAAGAGCATTACACAACTACTTAAAAGCAAAATTAGGTATTGAAACAGCAGATATTAGTAAAGAAAAAATTACAGAAATTTTAGAAAATAAAAAAGTTGAATCAACAACAATTATTCAATTTATAGAAGTTTTAAAACATTCTGATATGGCGCGTTACTCACAGATAACAAATACAGAAATGGAAGCTGAATTTGAGCGCGCAAAACAAGTTATTGTTCAATTAGATAAACAATTATAA
- a CDS encoding MoxR family ATPase encodes MDVDVRAINEKIERESAFIDILTLEMNKVIVGQKQMIESLLIGLIGNGHILLEGVPGLAKTLAINTLSKAVQASFSRVQFTPDLLPADVVGTMIYNMKENNFEIKKGPIFANFVLADEINRAPAKVQSALLEAMQERQITIGDTTFKLDEPFLVMATQNPVEQEGTYPLPEAQVDRFMLKVVIDYPKLQDEQIIMRQNLSGGFAKVNPVVTVAEILRAREVANEVYMDEKIEKYILDIIFATRYPEKYNLPQLKDLISFGASPRGSINLAKAAKCYAFIKRRGYVIPEDVRAVVFDILRHRIGITYEAEAENVTSVDIINSIINEIEVP; translated from the coding sequence ATGGATGTAGATGTAAGAGCTATTAATGAAAAAATAGAAAGAGAAAGTGCCTTTATAGATATTCTTACTTTAGAAATGAATAAAGTAATTGTTGGTCAAAAACAAATGATAGAAAGTTTGTTAATTGGTTTGATTGGAAACGGTCATATTTTGTTAGAAGGGGTTCCTGGATTGGCAAAAACGCTAGCAATAAACACTTTGTCTAAAGCAGTGCAAGCTTCTTTTAGTAGAGTGCAGTTTACACCAGATTTATTACCCGCAGATGTTGTTGGAACCATGATTTACAACATGAAGGAAAACAACTTCGAGATTAAAAAAGGGCCTATTTTTGCAAATTTTGTATTGGCAGATGAGATTAACAGAGCACCAGCAAAAGTGCAATCTGCTTTGTTAGAAGCAATGCAAGAGCGCCAGATTACTATTGGTGATACTACTTTTAAGTTAGACGAACCTTTCTTAGTAATGGCAACTCAAAACCCAGTAGAACAAGAAGGAACCTATCCTTTACCAGAGGCACAAGTTGATAGGTTTATGTTGAAGGTTGTTATTGATTACCCAAAATTACAAGACGAACAAATTATTATGCGTCAGAATTTATCTGGCGGATTTGCAAAAGTAAATCCTGTAGTTACTGTTGCAGAAATTTTAAGAGCAAGAGAAGTCGCTAACGAAGTGTATATGGATGAGAAAATTGAGAAATATATTCTTGATATCATCTTTGCAACTCGTTATCCAGAAAAATATAACTTACCACAATTAAAAGATTTAATTAGTTTCGGAGCTTCACCAAGGGGAAGTATTAACCTTGCAAAAGCTGCAAAGTGTTATGCTTTTATCAAACGAAGAGGGTATGTAATACCAGAAGATGTTAGAGCGGTTGTTTTTGATATTTTACGTCACAGAATAGGAATTACCTATGAAGCGGAAGCAGAAAATGTAACCTCTGTAGATATTATCAACTCAATTATTAATGAGATTGAAGTACCATAG
- a CDS encoding VWA domain-containing protein, whose product MNWSNFEFHNPEFLWLLILIPLVAVWHFFMRKKDAAVLTMPSIKGFKTDSLLSKLKPVLYLLRILALVAIIVALARPRNVAVSKKTKSNKGIDIVMAIDVSASMLAKDLKPNRLEALKKVAIDFVDRRPNDRIGIVVYAGESFTQTPITSDKGIVKRTISELKWGQLEGGTAIGMGLGSAVNRLKESTAKSKVIILLTDGVNNSGNIDPRTATELAKELEIKTYTIGLGTNGMADFPYSKDPRTGELQFRKLPVEIDEELLKEIATETQGKYFRATDNESLKEIYDEIDKLEKTKIEEFKYYNYQEKYRIFIFLGLGFLLLEFLLRNTIFKSFI is encoded by the coding sequence ATGAATTGGAGTAATTTTGAGTTTCATAATCCGGAGTTTTTGTGGCTGCTAATTTTAATTCCACTTGTAGCGGTCTGGCATTTTTTTATGCGCAAAAAAGATGCAGCAGTATTAACAATGCCAAGTATAAAAGGTTTTAAAACAGACTCGCTTTTATCAAAATTAAAACCAGTATTATACCTTTTAAGAATACTGGCCTTAGTTGCAATTATTGTTGCTTTAGCAAGACCTAGAAACGTTGCTGTAAGTAAAAAAACAAAAAGCAATAAAGGGATAGATATTGTAATGGCAATTGATGTCTCTGCCAGTATGTTAGCAAAAGATTTAAAGCCTAACAGATTAGAAGCGCTGAAAAAAGTAGCTATAGATTTTGTAGATAGAAGACCAAACGACAGAATAGGAATTGTAGTGTATGCTGGAGAAAGCTTTACACAAACACCAATTACAAGCGATAAAGGAATTGTAAAACGAACTATTTCTGAGCTTAAATGGGGACAATTAGAAGGTGGAACAGCAATAGGAATGGGATTAGGTTCTGCGGTGAACAGGTTAAAAGAAAGTACCGCAAAAAGTAAGGTTATTATCTTATTAACAGACGGTGTAAATAACTCGGGTAACATAGACCCAAGAACAGCCACAGAACTTGCAAAAGAACTAGAAATTAAAACCTATACCATAGGACTAGGAACTAATGGAATGGCAGATTTTCCTTACAGTAAAGATCCAAGAACAGGAGAATTACAATTTAGAAAACTCCCCGTAGAAATTGATGAGGAACTGCTTAAAGAAATAGCTACCGAAACCCAAGGTAAATACTTTAGAGCTACAGACAATGAGTCATTAAAAGAGATTTATGATGAAATTGACAAGCTCGAAAAAACAAAGATAGAAGAGTTTAAATATTACAATTATCAAGAAAAATATAGAATTTTCATCTTTTTAGGATTAGGATTCTTGTTATTAGAGTTTTTGTTGAGAAACACCATTTTTAAATCATTCATTTAA
- a CDS encoding BatD family protein, with the protein MKKNNTYFELKKSDNKSQAKCFLSFGKRVREIGFLFILFVSTISFAQKPVVKAEIDTTNIRIGEQFNLKITVDDTQNVILPKLLLKGLEIIDSTKVDTVKNSLIRKYILTGFDSGAFYIPQQQIFVKNQAYLTDSLLVNVATIAIDTTKVKKFPIKSIKAEPYTFDDFKIYLYILLAALAIIGFWIYWFVIRKRKEKVEEDTYKAMPPYDEAILKLNELDEKLLWQNNKVKEYYSELTEIVRGYIERELKVPALEKTTDEVLDMLKDFKDAETIQTSEDTIKKLRDLLREADLVKFAKSKPLAIEIEEDRKDAQDIVSNLKPKPIIEENDELE; encoded by the coding sequence TTGAAAAAAAATAATACATATTTCGAGTTGAAAAAAAGTGATAATAAATCACAAGCTAAGTGCTTTCTTTCCTTCGGAAAGAGAGTTAGAGAGATAGGCTTTTTATTTATTCTATTCGTTTCTACCATAAGTTTTGCACAAAAACCAGTGGTAAAAGCAGAAATTGACACCACTAATATTAGAATTGGTGAACAATTCAATTTAAAGATTACTGTGGATGACACACAGAATGTAATCTTACCTAAATTACTTCTAAAAGGCTTAGAAATTATAGACTCTACCAAAGTAGATACTGTAAAAAACTCATTAATTAGAAAGTATATTTTAACAGGTTTTGATAGTGGTGCGTTTTACATTCCGCAACAACAAATTTTTGTAAAAAACCAAGCTTATTTAACCGACTCTTTACTAGTAAATGTAGCTACTATTGCTATTGACACCACTAAAGTTAAGAAGTTTCCTATTAAATCTATAAAGGCAGAACCATATACTTTTGATGATTTCAAAATATACCTTTACATACTTTTAGCAGCATTAGCAATTATCGGTTTCTGGATTTATTGGTTTGTCATCAGAAAAAGAAAAGAAAAAGTGGAGGAAGATACTTATAAAGCAATGCCTCCTTATGATGAAGCTATTTTAAAACTAAATGAATTAGACGAAAAATTATTGTGGCAAAACAATAAAGTGAAAGAATACTATTCTGAATTAACAGAAATTGTACGTGGTTATATTGAGCGAGAATTAAAAGTACCTGCTTTAGAAAAAACAACTGACGAAGTTTTAGATATGCTAAAAGACTTTAAAGATGCAGAAACCATACAAACATCAGAAGATACTATTAAAAAGTTAAGAGATTTGTTACGAGAAGCAGATTTGGTAAAATTTGCAAAATCGAAACCTTTAGCTATAGAAATAGAAGAAGATAGAAAAGATGCTCAGGATATTGTGAGTAATTTAAAACCTAAACCAATTATTGAAGAAAATGATGAATTGGAGTAA
- a CDS encoding VWA domain-containing protein, with amino-acid sequence MYKIEEPIYFSLLIIIPAMIVVFLLVLWWKKRTQKKFADLNLLKNLAPNSSTFKSVLKLVFLLLGITFLVIALVNPKMGTKLQTVKREGVDIVFALDVSKSMLAEDIAPNRLEKAKQIISKTIDKLGSDRVGIIIYAGNAYPLLPITTDHAAANMFLQNANPDMVSSQGTDINGALELAKTYYNNDEQTNRFLIIISDGEDHQEETKQVAQTLTEEGVKIYTIGVGTENGGPIPMRLNGSMIGYKKDNKGETVITKRMPDVLQGIADAANGTYIDGNITEKPVTVIADIIANAEKSEFETKQFSDYKDQFQWFVAIGLLFLVIDILLFDKKTKWLRKVDLFDEEKTKK; translated from the coding sequence ATGTATAAGATAGAAGAACCAATTTATTTTTCACTTTTAATAATCATTCCAGCAATGATTGTTGTTTTCTTGTTGGTTTTATGGTGGAAAAAAAGAACACAGAAAAAATTTGCTGATTTAAATTTACTTAAAAATTTAGCTCCAAATTCATCCACATTTAAATCGGTTTTAAAACTGGTATTTTTACTTTTAGGAATTACTTTTTTAGTAATTGCTTTAGTAAACCCTAAAATGGGAACCAAATTACAAACCGTAAAAAGAGAAGGTGTAGATATTGTTTTTGCATTAGATGTTTCTAAAAGTATGTTGGCAGAAGACATTGCGCCAAACCGACTAGAAAAAGCGAAACAAATTATCTCTAAAACAATTGATAAATTAGGCTCAGATAGAGTTGGTATTATTATTTATGCTGGAAATGCATATCCGCTTTTACCAATAACCACAGATCATGCTGCAGCAAATATGTTTTTGCAAAACGCGAATCCAGATATGGTTTCTAGCCAAGGTACAGACATCAATGGAGCGTTAGAATTAGCAAAAACCTATTATAATAATGATGAACAAACCAACCGTTTTTTAATTATTATTTCTGATGGTGAAGATCATCAAGAAGAAACAAAACAAGTAGCACAAACATTAACCGAAGAGGGCGTAAAAATTTATACAATTGGTGTAGGTACAGAAAACGGAGGACCAATACCCATGCGCCTAAATGGCTCTATGATTGGTTACAAGAAAGACAATAAAGGAGAGACTGTAATTACCAAACGTATGCCAGATGTATTACAAGGCATTGCAGATGCAGCAAATGGCACATATATTGATGGTAACATTACAGAAAAACCGGTAACAGTAATTGCAGATATTATTGCTAATGCTGAAAAAAGCGAATTCGAAACAAAACAATTTTCCGATTACAAAGACCAATTTCAATGGTTTGTTGCAATTGGATTGCTATTCTTAGTGATTGATATTTTATTATTTGATAAGAAAACCAAATGGTTGCGAAAAGTAGATTTGTTTGATGAAGAAAAAACGAAGAAATAA
- a CDS encoding tetratricopeptide repeat protein, with protein sequence MKEVKDNMKILQYILIVFLMLFSPKEILAQKDSIALQREARKLLRQGNDLYNKKQFTDASVAYQKSLANNTKYDKASYNLGNALYENNNFKEAIPQYELTAETAKDKFTKAEAYHNIGNAMMEQKQYQPAVDAYKNSLRNNPNDDETRYNLAVAQSLLEKENQDNKDDKNKDNKDKKDQDKKDKDDKKDGDDKNKDKDNKDKKDEKDKDGKGDDKKDKNKDPKKDEKKEQEKPKPQPGKMSPEQVKQLLESLNNEEKKTQKKMNAQKAKGKKVKQEKDW encoded by the coding sequence ATGAAAGAAGTTAAAGATAACATGAAGATTTTACAATACATCCTTATCGTTTTCTTAATGCTATTTTCACCGAAAGAAATTTTAGCACAAAAAGATTCTATTGCCTTACAACGAGAAGCTAGAAAATTGTTAAGACAAGGAAATGATCTCTACAATAAAAAACAATTTACAGATGCTTCTGTTGCGTATCAAAAATCATTAGCAAATAATACAAAATACGATAAAGCGTCTTATAATTTAGGAAATGCTCTTTATGAAAACAATAATTTTAAAGAGGCAATACCCCAATACGAATTAACTGCAGAAACTGCAAAAGACAAATTTACTAAGGCAGAAGCGTATCATAACATTGGTAACGCAATGATGGAGCAAAAACAATATCAACCTGCAGTAGATGCTTATAAAAATTCCTTAAGAAATAATCCTAATGATGATGAAACTCGTTATAATTTAGCCGTTGCCCAATCTTTATTAGAAAAGGAAAATCAAGATAACAAAGACGATAAAAATAAGGACAATAAAGATAAAAAAGACCAGGATAAGAAAGACAAAGACGATAAGAAAGACGGAGACGACAAAAATAAAGACAAAGATAATAAGGACAAAAAAGACGAGAAAGACAAAGACGGCAAGGGAGATGATAAGAAGGATAAAAATAAAGATCCTAAAAAAGATGAGAAAAAGGAACAAGAAAAACCAAAACCTCAACCAGGAAAAATGTCTCCAGAACAAGTAAAGCAATTGCTAGAAAGTTTAAATAATGAGGAAAAGAAAACTCAAAAGAAAATGAATGCTCAAAAAGCAAAAGGCAAAAAAGTAAAACAAGAAAAAGATTGGTAA